The Candidatus Lernaella stagnicola genomic interval CCGCGCGGAAATGAACTTCGGGTTGGCCACGCCCTTCTCTATGTAGTCGAGGTCGTGCTGCGCCCACGTCAAACGCCAACGCAGAATGTGAAGTAGAAGCTGGGCTTTGGTGAGAAAATTCATGGCGACTTCCTCGTGCCGATGGCGGCGGCCGGCTTGAGTGTTCATCCCCACCCCCTACGGAGTGGCTTCCGCTGTATTTTTAATAGAGATTCGTCCATGACGCAATGCGAAAATGGCTGTCAACACTTCAAAAACACACTTAAATTGGATTAACCACTCAACATTGGACTGTCTTGGATTTAGGTAGTCGAGACCCCGAAAATATCGGCCTCCTCCCCCCACCTTTCCGGCCGGCCGCAAACTGTCTTCGCCGTCGTTCATGATGCCTCGCGTGCGGCGCTAAACACCGACGCGGGCGACCTCGGCAAAATTCAGCACCGGTGGTTCACGCTCGATTTGTTTTGCCCGCGGATATCTTATATTCTTCGCAAACGAACAACATCAGGGAGACGCGGATGAAATACTTCTCGATACCGGCGGCGCTGGCCTTACTGGTTCTTTTTTCTTTTCTGATCCTCGCCGCCACCGACGACGATACCTCCGCCGACGACGATACCACGACCGATGACGATACGACGACAGACGACGACACGCCCGCCGACGACGATACCTCCGCCGACGACGACACGCCTGCCGACGACGATACGCCTGCCGACGATGACACGCCTACAGACGATGACACGCCTGCAGACGATGACACGCCCGCCGATGACGACACGCCGTCAGACGATGATACGACGACCGATGACGATACCGATGATTCAGGCGTGATTGAGGGCTTGCCGCCCTTTGGTGAAGAAGACGACGGCGATGTGGGAGGGTGCACCTGCTCCTAACCGCAGCGTAACGGCTCAGTGAATGGAATAAATATCCAGCATGTGTTGCTGGTAGTACGACAGGCCGAATAGCACCGCCACGACAAAGAGAATCCAAAACAAGCCGTGAGACACGATGGGCAGCGTGAACTGCGCGTGGCGTATGAAATCATCGTTGGCGTAGGTTTCTCGCCGGTTGGCTTTCTGGGCCAGAAAATACGCGTCGGCGATACCCCAGAAGTAGCCGATGAAGCAGAACCAGGCGAGCCCGAACATCAGCATGCCGCGCCAAAAGTGACCGATCCATAATTGCCCCGACCCCGGTGCAAGCAGCGCCCACGCCATGGCCGTCATCGGCTCTTTATGCGGCTGCCGTTTGGGCTGCGGTTCGGGACCGCGCGCCAACACCGGCTTGGTGGTCATGTCTTCTCCCTGTTCGAAATGCTCACCCTGCAAGGGCTGGCTTCAGCTTACCGCGTTCATCCGCTCCGCTCAATGTACTCAAAGATTCGGCGGCAATAGCACTCCCACCCCGCCGGCCAAAATGGGACTCGGTTTCACAAGGTATTGAAAAACACACGGCTTTCTACATATTTCCGGTTGCGAAGGGTTCCGAGCAAAGGCATAATAACTTGTATCAAAAAATAGCGGCATACGGAAATCCCGACCGATCCAAAGGAGTTCTCATGGAGCCCCTCATGCTCACCGGAAACGAGGCCGTGGCCCGGGCCGTGGTCGATAGCGGTACGCGCGTGGCCGCCAGTTACCCCGGCTCGCCGACCGTGCAAATTCTGGAAGCCGTCGCCACCTACGACGGCCTGCACGCCGAGTGGTCGACCTCTGAAAAGGTGGCCTGCGAAGTCGCCATCGGCGCGTCGATGGCCGGCGCGGCGGCATTCGCGGCCATGAAGCACGTGGGCATTAACATCGCCGCCGATCCCCTGATGACCTTCACCTGGACGAAACTCAACGGGCCGCTGGTCATTGCGGTCGGGGATGATCCGGGCCAAATCAGTTCCCAAAACGAACAAGACAGCCGCATGTGGGCCGAGTACGCCATGATCCCCATGCTCCACCCCGCGACGCCGCAGGAATGCTACGACATGTCGCGCCTCGCGTTCGATGTTTCCGAGCGCTTTCACACGCCGGTGTTCGTACGACTGACCGACCGCACGTGCCACATGATGGGGGAGGTCGTGCCGCGAGAAAGCGTCGAACGGCCCCCGCGCGGTTTCGAGCCCGATCCGGTGCGCTACTACCAGGTGCCGCCTTACTCCCGCGAGGCGCGCGCCATGGTCGAACAACGCATCCCCGAAGTCGCAAAATGGGTGGAGGACGGACACGGCTGGCGCTCCGAAGTGCGCGACGGCCGCGTGGGAGTCGTCACCTTCGGACCTCAGTACTACATGATCCGCGAACTCCTGCCGGAGCTGTCGATCTTCAAGCTGGATTTCCTGTGGCCCCTGCCCCTGGCGGCGCTGGCGAATTTCGCCTCGCAGGTCGAGCGCGTCATTGTCGTGGAAGAGTTGTTTCCTTTCGTCGAAAACAAAATGAAGCTTGCGGGCATTGCCTGTGAAGGCAAAGAGCATTTCCTCAGCTACGGCGAAATCGACGCCCAGACCGTGCTTCGCGTGTTCGCCGGTTTGGGTTTCGGCGAGGAGCCGATCGCCGCTTTCACCAAGCCGACCGACGCCCCGCCGCGCGGCGCCATGTTCTGCCCGGGTTGCCCGCACCGCCCGGTGATGGTGCTGCTGCGTGAACTGGGCATCTTCTGCCACGGCGACATCGGCTGCTACTTGATGGGTTCCTACCCGCCCTTCGACGTGCTCAAAACTTCCGTTTCTATGGCAGCGTCGCTCGGCATCGCGCAGGGCATGGAGAAAGCGCTGGCGGGCACCGAACATGAGATCGAAAACATGGTGTCGGTGATCGGCGATTCCACGTTGTGCCACAGCGGCCTGCCCAGTGTGATCAACTACGCCTACAACGGCCACCGGTCGAAGATGCTGATCCTCGACAACCGTTCCACCTCGATGACCGGCCTGCAGGACAACCCCGTCACGGGCATCACGGTTCGGGGCGAGCAAAAACACGGCGTTGACTTGGCCGAAGTGGTCAAGGCGCTGGGCGTGACGAACGTGGTCAAGGTCAACCAATACAATCTCGCCGAGTGCCGCAAGGTATTCCGCGAGAAGTTCCTGGAAGAGGAAGGGCCGCTGGCGGTCATCGTCACCGGCACCTGCGCGCTGAAGTACCGCAAGAAATTCAACTACTACTATGTCGACCCCGATGTGTGCATCGGCTGCCGCACCTGCGTGCAGGTCGGTTGCCCGCCGATCAGCATGCGCCAATACGCCCACCAGCCCGAGGGCGAACTCCATTCGTATATCGACCGCAACCGCTGCGTCGGCTGCTCGGTCTGTTACCAGGTGTGCCCCGTCAACGCCATCAAGCGCTCGAAGCTGGATGAAATCCCCGACGTTCCCGTGCCGGTCGGGCTGAGCGAAGGAGAGGAATCATGAGTGACAAGCCGGTCAACGTTTTTCTTGCCGGAGTCGGCGGCCAAGGTTTGGTGCTCGTCAATCGCTTGCTCGCTCGCGCCGCCATCTTGTCGGACCTACATGCCAAAAGCACCGACACCCACGGCCTGGCGATGCGCGGCGGCGCGGTAATGGGCACGTTGCGTATGGGCCGCCGTGAAATCGCGACTTCGCTTTTCCCCCCGGGAGCCGGCGGTTTTCTGCTCGGCCTCGAACCGCTGGAAGCTTTCCGCTGGGCACATATGCTGCGCCGTGGCGGCACGATCGTCACCAGCGTCGATGAGCTTTGGCCCTCACTCACGCTGCTTGAGCAACAAAAAATGCCGGCCGATTGGCGCGCCACCTGCGTCGCCGGCGGCATCAAGGTCCGCACCGTTCCCGGCGTAAAGCTCGCCCTCTTGGCCGGCGATTACCGCATGCTGAACGTCGTGATGGCCGGGGCGATTTCCGCCTTCCTTCCCCTCGATTTCGAGATGGTTAAGGAAGCGACCGAGGCGCAAGTGCCTCGCGGCACCTTCGATAAAAACCTGAAGGCCTTGATGCTGGGTTGGGACGCCGCGCAAACGGCCTAGGGCGCCCGTGTTGACCGCTTCGGGCGATTCCCCCAGAATCACCCTGTGATTTGATTTTCTTCCGAGTATTTCACACCTGCGATGCCAACCATCGCTTTTTCGAATATCCCGATCCGGGAGGATGAAAAATGAAAACGTCGTCGCTATTTTTGTTCGCCGTGGCGCTGGCGGTTTGTTGCGCCTTTTCCTTCACCGGTTGCGACCAAAGCAACGGCAACAATGACGACGCCCCCGCCGCCGATGATGACGACGACGATGACAATGACGATAACGATGACGACAGCGCTCCCTCCACAGCCTGCTATCGCGATGAAGACGACGACGGCTACGGCGATCCCGACGCCAGCCAAACCGTCGCCGGTGATTCTTGTCCCGCCGGATGGGTCGAGAATCAAGGCGACTGCAACGACGCCGACGACGCCGTACACCCCGACCAACCCGAGTACTGCCACAACAACACGGACGACAACTGTAACGGCCTGACCGACACCGCGCCGGTCGACTGGGATCCGGAATGCCTGACCCTGGACCCGCGCGTACACATTCTGCCCGACGAGCAGGCCGCCGAAGCTACCGTCGAACTCGACCGCGTGCTGTTCCCCCTGCAGGGCAACGAGGACTTGCTTGACCTGGAAGACGGCGACGTGATCATCAGCGGCGTCGAACCGGGTTTCCTGCGCGCGGTGACGGAGGTCGACGAGGACGGAACGACGATCGCCATTCAAACGGCGCGCGCCACGCTTGAGGACGTCTTCCTGCACCTGGACTACAGCGCCGAAATCGATCTCAACCCGCCAACCAAAGATGGCTTGTGGTTCGATTACGATTTCAGCAACACGACGCTGTACCAAACACCCGGCCTCAACGTGGAAATCACCGAAGGAAGTTTCAGCTTCGGGCCGACCATGAGTCTCGAAGCCGACATCGGTTTGTTCGGCTTCAATCGCTTTCTGTTCGCGCTGGGCGGCGCGGTCGAAGCAAACTTGGAAGTCTCCGCCACCGCGGGCGGCGCCGTGAACAGAAGCGACGAAATCTCCTTCGACTACAGCGGCTACATTCCCTCGATCAACATCATGATCGGACCCGTGCCGGTGTGGATCGATCCGCAGGTTTCGCTCGATCTGGGCTACGAGGCGAAGGCGACGGCCGAAGCGACGCTCGTCGCGGGCACGGTGGTCGCGGCCGACGTATCAGTGGGCGTCGTTTACCAGGACGGGCAGTGGTCGCCGTTGGCTTCCGAGAACTTCACGTATGAGGTGATCGGCCCCGAGTTCGACGCATCGCTGAATGCCTCCGTCAAGGGATGGGCGCATTTGAACGCGGGTTTCAAGTTGTACAGCGTCGCCGGGCCGTACGTAAAAATGGGGCCCTACGGCTTGCTGGAATTGAAGCTGCTGCCTGATTGCGAGTGGGGAATGTCGCTGGGCGTGGAGGGATTGGCGGGCGCCGAAGTGGAAATTCTGGGCTACATGTTGGCCAGCGGCGAAATGACCGTGTTCGACCTCAACTGGCCGGTTGCCGGCGGCGACTGCATCGCCGACTACTACTGCGACGGCGATCACGACACGTACTTCAACGAAAATCCGGACGGCGACTGCTTCTATTTCGGATTCGATTGCTGGCCCGAGGAGTGTCACCAAGAGCCCGGCGACGACTGCAACGATGGCAACCCGAACATCCACCCCGGCGCGCCGGAGCGATGCGACGGCATCGACAACAATTGCGATAACGTCAACGACCCGCCCGACTGCCTGTGCCTCGTGCAAAATCCATGCTGCGACGACGGCTTCGCGTATCACAGCACTCAGTACCCGTGCGACGACCGGGACGAAGACCAGTGCACCGGCCCGGCTCGCGGCGACGACAAGCAGACCCGCCTCAACGAACAATTCTGCGCCGGGAACGACGAAATGTGCACGGGCACGTGGGCCTACCCGGATTGGACGACGATCGATTGCGACGATGAAAGCGAATGGTGCGTGCTGGAGTACGACCCCGGGCAACGCCGCGACGTCGCCTCCTGCGTGGCCTGCCGCGACGACGCGTACGAAGACAACGACCTGCCGATCGAACCGGGCTACGCCGGCTTTTACTCCATCGTCGACCCCTATAGCGCGGGAGCGACGCTGAC includes:
- a CDS encoding thiamine pyrophosphate-dependent enzyme; translated protein: MEPLMLTGNEAVARAVVDSGTRVAASYPGSPTVQILEAVATYDGLHAEWSTSEKVACEVAIGASMAGAAAFAAMKHVGINIAADPLMTFTWTKLNGPLVIAVGDDPGQISSQNEQDSRMWAEYAMIPMLHPATPQECYDMSRLAFDVSERFHTPVFVRLTDRTCHMMGEVVPRESVERPPRGFEPDPVRYYQVPPYSREARAMVEQRIPEVAKWVEDGHGWRSEVRDGRVGVVTFGPQYYMIRELLPELSIFKLDFLWPLPLAALANFASQVERVIVVEELFPFVENKMKLAGIACEGKEHFLSYGEIDAQTVLRVFAGLGFGEEPIAAFTKPTDAPPRGAMFCPGCPHRPVMVLLRELGIFCHGDIGCYLMGSYPPFDVLKTSVSMAASLGIAQGMEKALAGTEHEIENMVSVIGDSTLCHSGLPSVINYAYNGHRSKMLILDNRSTSMTGLQDNPVTGITVRGEQKHGVDLAEVVKALGVTNVVKVNQYNLAECRKVFREKFLEEEGPLAVIVTGTCALKYRKKFNYYYVDPDVCIGCRTCVQVGCPPISMRQYAHQPEGELHSYIDRNRCVGCSVCYQVCPVNAIKRSKLDEIPDVPVPVGLSEGEES
- a CDS encoding 2-oxoacid:acceptor oxidoreductase family protein, yielding MSDKPVNVFLAGVGGQGLVLVNRLLARAAILSDLHAKSTDTHGLAMRGGAVMGTLRMGRREIATSLFPPGAGGFLLGLEPLEAFRWAHMLRRGGTIVTSVDELWPSLTLLEQQKMPADWRATCVAGGIKVRTVPGVKLALLAGDYRMLNVVMAGAISAFLPLDFEMVKEATEAQVPRGTFDKNLKALMLGWDAAQTA
- a CDS encoding putative metal-binding motif-containing protein, whose translation is MKTSSLFLFAVALAVCCAFSFTGCDQSNGNNDDAPAADDDDDDDNDDNDDDSAPSTACYRDEDDDGYGDPDASQTVAGDSCPAGWVENQGDCNDADDAVHPDQPEYCHNNTDDNCNGLTDTAPVDWDPECLTLDPRVHILPDEQAAEATVELDRVLFPLQGNEDLLDLEDGDVIISGVEPGFLRAVTEVDEDGTTIAIQTARATLEDVFLHLDYSAEIDLNPPTKDGLWFDYDFSNTTLYQTPGLNVEITEGSFSFGPTMSLEADIGLFGFNRFLFALGGAVEANLEVSATAGGAVNRSDEISFDYSGYIPSINIMIGPVPVWIDPQVSLDLGYEAKATAEATLVAGTVVAADVSVGVVYQDGQWSPLASENFTYEVIGPEFDASLNASVKGWAHLNAGFKLYSVAGPYVKMGPYGLLELKLLPDCEWGMSLGVEGLAGAEVEILGYMLASGEMTVFDLNWPVAGGDCIADYYCDGDHDTYFNENPDGDCFYFGFDCWPEECHQEPGDDCNDGNPNIHPGAPERCDGIDNNCDNVNDPPDCLCLVQNPCCDDGFAYHSTQYPCDDRDEDQCTGPARGDDKQTRLNEQFCAGNDEMCTGTWAYPDWTTIDCDDESEWCVLEYDPGQRRDVASCVACRDDAYEDNDLPIEPGYAGFYSIVDPYSAGATLTICQKDGPPPYMDLDFFGLEAACSDTVTVGIQPAQADLDLQFEWVQLPACNYSNPQVIGFCDDSGPGEREQCSLTITVDEPCPHYINITSADGSVGDYTIDYLDVVTGPGCPEGVLTNGDDDDDTEADGGVPWSVVLDNLDR